The Psychrobacter sp. 28M-43 genome segment GATGACTGCTGAATATATGATGGACCATATTGCCTATACGCTGGGGCAAGATCCATTACAAGTGCGTTTGGCAAACTTATATCAAGATGGTCAAAGCACGCATTACGGTCAGACTATTGAGCATTTTGATTTAGCGACCATCATGACCAAGTTGGCAGACGATTGCGATTATGACAAGCGCCGTCAACAAATCCTAGAAACCAATCAAAAAGCTGCCGCTGAAGGCAGTGATAAACGCTTAGGGCTTGCATTGACGCCAGTAAAATTTGGTATCTCATTTACGGTGCAAACGCTCAATCAGGCAGGTGCGCTGGTACACATTTATACCGATGGCAGTATCCACCTCAATCACGGTGGTACGGAGATGGGGCAAGGGCTGTATATTAAAATCGCCCAAATTGTTGCCAATGAATTTGACGTTGATCTGGATACAGTCAAAGTATCAGCGACACGTACGGATAAAGTGCCTAACACTTCACCAACTGCCGCGTCATCAGGGACAGACATTAATGGTAAGGCAGCACAGAACGCTTGTCTAAGCATTAAAGCTCGCATACTTGAATTTGCCGCTGAGCATTTCGACGTAGCGCAAGAAGACATACGTTTTGAAAAGAACCATGTCTATATTGGCGATAAAGAAACACTGACTTTTGCTGAAATGATTCAACTGTCGTACCAGAACCGTATCAGCTTGTCGTCTACTGGCTACTATAAAACGCCTAAGATATTTTATGATCGCTCTAAAGCATGGGGACGTCCGTTCTTCTACTTTGCCTTAGGCGCTGCCTGCGCTGAGGTTGAGATTGATACGTTGACAGGTGAGTACAAAGTACTACGCTGTGATGTGCTGCATGATGCAGGACAATCGATCAACCCTGCCATTGACATTGGTCAGATTGAAGGGGGTTTTGTGCAAGGTATGGGTTGGCTCACGGCAGAAGAGCTGATCTGGAATGATAAAGGTAAGCTCGCATCTGATAGTCCTGCTAATTATAAAATCCCAACCGCGCATGACTTACCTAAGCAGTGGAATGTCAAATTGTACGATCGCAAAAACGAAGAACAAACGATTTATAACTCTAAAGCCGTTGGCGAGCCGCCGTTTATGTTGGCAGCCAGTGTTTGGTGTGCCCTCAATAATGCAGTCGCGAGCCTTGGTGATTATAAAAAGAATCCAGAGCTGACCATGCCTGCGACGCCAGAAGCGGTATTAAAAGCAGTGATGCGCATGCAAGGTACGACGTGGGATTTAACAACTGAAGCCGATACAGATACGATTGATAGTTTGGTCAAAGGCGCAGAAGAGAACAGTGACCTTTACAATGAAAAAGCAATGCCACAAGACGTACGTCATGCTAAAGACATCGATCCAAAAGAAGTCGAAGGCAAACAAACCGATGACCAGCCTAATGCGATAGAGCATCCAAATGTAGCAGGGGCAAGAGGTCCTGCGCACAGTGAATGAGTCGTTAGCACCGCCAGTCGTTTGGTATGAAGGTCTAGCGCGATATCAGCAGCGCGGCATCGCTCATGTGTTAGCGACGGTCGTAGCTGTGAACGGATCTGCTCCTCGAGCGCTACAGGCGAAGATGATCATCACGCAAGATAATATCGTGGATACGCTGGGCGGCGGCGGTCTAGAGCACGATGTTATCAACACGGCTCGGCAGCTATTGGATGGTGAAATAGCGGCAACGGTATCAAAAGAAGTAAAACCAAAAGTCGCTGAAACTGACAGTGAAAGCGTGTCAGTACCTTCTAAAGCAGTGCGCCGTGATGCTGTCTATACTAAGCACTACCCGCTAGGTGCAAAGTTGGCACAGTGTTGCGGCGGTAGCGTCACCGTTATGTTCGAATGCTTCAATGTAACGCCACCGATGTCAGTACTAGTGTTTGGAGCAGGGCATGTGGCATCAGCGCTAATGACCATTCTCGCAGAGCTGCCTTGTCAGGTAGATTGGGTGGACAGTCGCCCAGAGATGTTTGAGCGTTACTTAGTGGATAAATCTAATACTAATCAATCACCACTGTATAACTTACCGGCACATATCCGACCGCATATCGATGATGAGCCTGTAGATTTTGTACGCCCATTTATCGAGCAGGGTGGTCAGCGTTTTATTCTGGTTATGACTCATGACCATAGTGTTGATTTTGAGTTGGTTCGGGCAGCATTGAGTACTATTTCTGACATGAGTGCATCACGTGATAAATGCTCAGATACTTTGACACCTTACATAGGTTGCATTGCCTCGGCAACCAAAGCCAAGCGTTTTAGAGATCGTTTGATGCAGCGTGGCTACAGTGAGCAACTGGTCAATCAGTTGGTCATGCCAATTGGATTGCAAATTGGCGGAAAAGAGCCGATGGCAGTGGCGGTTTCTATCGTGGCACAGCTCTTACAGCAGTATCATCAGGCCATTTCTTGAACGGCTCACTCCATACAAATTTTATACTTTTTATCAAATCATTAAAGCGCTCAGTACTATTTATCAAAACGCTCAGGACTACCAAGCCATTGTGAGATCTACGAATGACCCTACATATTTATCAAGCTCGACTGCTGCACTATTTGACCGAAAGCGATCGTACTGAGCGTGCAACCTCTGATCATTCACAGACATTAGCTGTGGAACGAGACATTACGTTGCTACCAGTGATTGAAGGTATACAGGTGTATCCTGAATATATCGCTGATGGTGCGCTTGTCGTAGATGATGTGACAGGGTGCATTGTAGAGTATGGTCATAATGAGACAATATTAGCGAAATATACTAATACCTCTGAGCAAGCAGGACAGTTAGTAATCAAGGTGCATGACTATCGCGATAAATTGATCATGCCAGGCTTTATCGATACTCATGTACATTATCCGCAAATAGATATGATTGCTGCTTACGGTGAGCAATTACTTGATTGGCTTAATAATTATACTTTCGTCACCGAGGCCAATTTTGGCGATCCAAAAGTAGCACATGACACGGCGCAGTTCTTCTTAAACCAATTGCTTGCTAATGGTACAACGAGCGCCATGGTGTTTTCTACCAGCCACCCTGAATCAGTGAACGCATTTTTTACGGAAAGTCACAAGCTCAACACTCGTATGATCACAGGCAATGTCTTGATGGATCAAAATGCGCCTGATAATTTGTGTGTGCCTGCTGAGCAAGGCATTCGAGATACCCAAAACATCATTGATAATTGGCATGAGCGCGGCCGCCAACATGTGGCGATTACGCCAAGATTTGCCATTACCTCGTCACCCAAGCAACTACAAATGGCAGGTGAGCTGTATGCCAGTTACGAGAGAGTTTATCTGCAAACGCATCTAGCAGAAAATCATGATGAGATAGCCTTTGTGAAACAACTGTATCCCAATCATAAAGGCTATCTCGATGTCTATGATACGATGGGATTACTGGGTCGACGCACCACCTTGGCACATGGTATTCACCTTGAAATATCTGAGTATGAGCGTCTGCGCGCAACTGGCACACAAATATCACACTGTCCGACGTCCAACCTGTTTTTGGGTAGTGGACTATTCGATTTGCCCAAGACGTTAAGTTATACCGGTGTCAGTATCGCCACTGACGTTGGAGCAGGGACAAGTCTGTCGATGCTGACGACTCTGTCAGAAGCGTATAAAATCCAACAACTTCAAAGCAATCAACTATCCGCGCACCAAGGGCTGTACCAAATTACGTTGGGTAATGCCCAGTCGCTATTATTGGACAATAAAATCGGTAACTTTATGCCAAATAAAGAAGCGGATTTTGTGGTCATCGATATGGGTGCAACGGAATTGCTTGAGCGACGTATGGCGCAGACCAAGACACTGGAAGAGCAGTTGTTTGTACTAATGATGTTAGGCGATGATAGAGTAATTGATCAGACAGTCATCGCCGGCGTAAGTCGCTATCGTAAATCAACTTTATAGGTGTAAATAAACGCTGTACCTAAATCAGGAACAAGTGAGACTGCTTTCAGATATAAAAAATGAACCCTTGTTCCAACTATATAGGAACAAGGGTTTATTTCTGCCAAGAGAGTTTTTATTAGGTATCAAAAATGGAATTTTACCAACGCACTAGGAGAGTTTTGATTCACGCCATCAACACCGTATTTATTTTTCCAATAGCTATATTCCATACCGACTTCTAAGCGGTTATCAATACCGAGCACTTCTTGTAAGTTGTATTTAATTTGCGGATTAATATGAATATTATCTTCAATATCATCGTTATTAAATGAATAATCAATAAAACCATCTACGACAAAATTATTGCGCTCCCAACCATAGGTTAAGGTAATTTGCTGATCATCGTCAGTATTGTCGTTAAAAGCATGATATAGAGTAGCCGACGCAAACTTCATTCCTGGAATAGGTACATTGAGATCTGCGCCAATACCAACCAGATAATTATCTTGGTCAAAGCCAGTACTGTTCGAACCAAATTCATAAGTAGCGGCTAAATTAACCTGCTTGATAAAACTGTCATTAAAAGTGGCTATTTTGAATGTAGGAGACAGCTCGCCATAAGTTTCTCTAAATCTATTGTTTTCAATGTCATCGGCACCTTGGTTTCGATCGACAAAGAAGAACACGCCACCCCAGTCGTGCGCAGAAGCATGCTCTAATGTAACGGTCGTCAGCTCTCCATCTTCTACGAGTTCATAATCATTACCGTAAAGTACGGAGACACTCGTATCAGTAAAAAAGGTCTTAGCATAGATGTTCGACATGCTACCTAAAGCAGCGATAGCAACAGCTGCCATCGACAATGGTTTGAGTAAAGCTAGCTTTTGGCTAGATGATTTGGTATGACAGGATAAGCTCGTTAATAAATCAAAACGCAAAATATGACCCCTTTATGTACAATTGATTGTTGATTGCCCCAAAACTGCATCGTTACTATTTGCTAGTAAACAAACTATTAATCCAATCCTCGTTAGACAACGGTTGGTTGATAGCGCTTAAATGCTTACTACTAAAGAGCATTCAATAACCGTGCCATAAATGCCCTAGAAGGCTGTCATCTACAGAGTCTTCTAATTCTTAGTCTTATTAGCCATTAATAAGGGTAGAAATAAGCAAAATAGTCCTTAACTGTTCTCAAATGAGAGAGCCAATTTCCGTACATTTAGATATATGTGATAAACAATGTTTTTCGAAGGATCAGATGCACCATAAAAGCACCAAAATGGATATCCATGTGCTCCAAGTTGGGTCGTCTGACGGGTCTTAATCAATTGATAGGCATATGATTTAACAACTCAATAAACATAAAAAAGCCAGCTAATAGAAGTTAGCTAGCGTTAAGTTTGTACTTGTTGGATGCGACTATTTTTTATTCAGTTAACTGCATTCGCCTTTTAACTCAATAGACACATGCCAATCCGTGATATCAATCTCATGACAGTTATTACCCTCGCCATTGATACGATCAATAACTAAGAAATCACTGTCACGTCCAAGCGCGAGTAGAGGGTGATGCCAGACATTAGCATCGTACTGTACACCTTGGTGAGATTTCGCATAAAACACTGCTAGGTCATCAGGCGACTGTGGCGGCACACCAGCTTTAGCAACCACGACGATATAGTCTTGGCCTTCCATAGATACAAATGCCTGCGTCCCAAGCGGATGGTATTCCATGACTGAGAGTGCAATCGGGTTCTCACGTTTCTTGGCTCGAAAGATACTCATACCAACTGAGCCACCGTCTAGCTTACTTTCGGCAAGTGCATGATGACGAACCGCATAGCCGTTGTTGATCTCATAAGTGTTGTCAGCGGTTTGCTCACAGGCATCATATCGCTCAATGACTGAACCATAGGGGGCAAAGTTTGCCTTGGTTAAAGGCTTAGCCGATAGAGTGATACTCATTATTTTGCCTCTTTACTGTCAGTACCAGTACCAGTATTAGTCTCAGCAATCTTGCCATACACGCGTACACGGCTGATACCACCATCTGGGAAAATATTAACCCGAATATGAGTGATAGGTTTATCAAGTTGAAGCTTGTCTTTACCAAAGTGATGAACGTCGTCAGCATTGGTTTTTTGCGGCTCAAGCAAGGTCTCCCAAAACATACTCTGAGTCACTAAAGTTTGCTCTGGTGTATTTGGTGAGTAGACGGCTTGGATCGAGACTTTATCAGGGTAATTGCCTTTAAAGTGGGCAGTATCTATCTCGATGGAATCAACGATACCTGCTTGACCTAGCGCGATGATGCACCAGTCATTGCCTGGCTCACGGCGACGACGGGTCTCCCAGCCATCACCCATGTTAGGCGCTTTAGTTGGTAGTAGTAAATTACTAGCAGCACCAAAATGTGCATCGTTACTAGCAATCGCACGACCACCATTTAATGCGCCTGCCAAGTCAAGTGTCTCGCCTTGTGTGTTTAGGCTTGCATCAAGTTGGATATCACCATATACACGTAGTCGGGCAACGCCGCCATCTGGATAAATGTTTAAACGAATATGGGTTACCGTTTGCTCGTTATCAATCTCGATAAGCTCATGGTTGTGACCTTGCAGTGGGGTCATACCCACTAGTGCCTGCCAATTTTTATTGTCCCAATCTTCTTTGCTTAGACTGGTAAGTTCAGCTTCATCTTGCTGCAGTAGCTCTGGCGCGTACAAGGCATCGACACTGGCGGAAGATGGGAAGTTACCCGTGAAGTGACTGGTATCAATATCTAGACCAGCTATTTTGGTTGGGCGAGCAAGTTGGATAACTAAATAATCGTAACCCAAGTGGCGTTTACGACGTGTTTCCCAGCCGTCCATCCATTTACCGTTGTTATCGAATTTACCCACGACAAAGATAGGCGCATCAGGATTTAAGATCCGGCTTTTATCTGCAAAGAAATCATCGGTTGCAAATAGGGATTTTGCGCCCAAACGACTGTCAGCGACGTTTGATTTTTTGGTAAATGCTGGCAATGTCTCAGGTAGGTTGTTTGCTGAGAGGATTTGTCCGACTTCTGAACTATTTTGACTCATCGTTATTTCCTTTATTCTATATTAGGTTTTATTTGCCGCATGCGGTCTGTCTTGTGTGGTCAATGTATCAAGATGATGGCTGAGATTACATCCAGTTGGCAGTATTGTCTGACGTGGCAGGATGGTTTTCGTACCAGTGTTTAGCGATGTCATCACGGCGGCATATCCATACGTCGGGCTTATTGGTAATATATTGCAAAAATTGCTTTAGCGCTTTGATGCGTCCTGCACGCCCAATAATGCGGCAATGCAAGCCAATAGTCAGCATTTTAGGGGTGTGTGTGCCTTCTTCGTATAAGGTGTCAAAGCTGTCTTTGAGATACTGATAAAATGGTTCAGCGTGGGTGAATCCTGGGCTAGAAGAAAAACGCATGTCATTGGTCTCGAGGCTATAAGGGATGACCAAATGTGGTTTACGCGTGATCAGATTGCCATCTTGGACCTTTACATTGAGCCAATACGGTAACTCATCACCGTACGAGTCAGAGTCATAGGTATAGCCACCTTGCTCGGCGACCAGTTCACGAGTATTTGGACTATCGCGTCCTGTATACCAGCCGAGAGGTTGTCCGCCTAGCATACGTTTAAATATCTGGGTGGCGCAGCGAATGTGTTCACGCTCCGTCTCACGGTACATATCCTGATAAGTAATCCAGCGTAAACCATGACTGGCAATCTCATGACCGTCTTCTAGTACACGCTCGATAATATGCGGTGTTTTTTCAGCAGCGGCGGCACAGGTAAACGTGGTGATTGGCACGCCGTACTCTTTGAATACATCTAATACACGCCACACGCCGACACGGCTACCGTATTCGAATGCAGATTCAATAGACTGGTGACGGTTGTTAAATTCTGGTGTGCCCAAAATATCAGACAAAAAACGCTCTGATTGACCATCGCCATGGATGACGCTATTTTCTGCACCTTCTTCGATATTTAATACAAACTGTACGGCGATTTTTGCGCCACCTGGCCATTTTGCTTTTGGTGGATTGCCAGCATAGCCTTTTAGGTCGCGGGGATATGTGCTCAGATCAAAGTCACTGGTAATTTTTTTGCTCATTATTTATGTTCCTATATCGCTTAGAGCCTTAGATATTTATTTAAATATTGCTCGTAAAGGACAGTTATTTTTTATCACAAATTAAAGTGATGACGCATATGCCACGAGCTGTTGGCGCTCGGCATCCGTCAGCTGAGTAATATTACCAAGCGGCATGTAGCCAGTCTGTACCGCAGTGACGATTTTCGCTTTATGAATTTTTAAGTCTTCTGGTGTTTGCAAAATAATACCTGCTGGCGGCGCGGCGAAGCCTTGTTGCGTCGGTTGTACCGCATGACAAGTACTACAGCGCGTATGCACGACATCCATCATAGCGTCATCTGCTGATGCGCTCACGGGTACGGCTTCAGCAGTAGCTGCATCATTACTAATACTGTTATTAGCATTGCTATTAGAACTGTTATTAGCGTTAGCAACAGTATCAGTGCTTGAGTCAGTAGTCGCGCTTGTAGCTGGCGGCGTGCTATCAGTCGTTGTAGGTGCTACGGAGGCAGTAGCAGGCATTGCAGGCAATGGCTCAATCGGCTCAGGTCGCATCCAAATAATCAACAATACGGTTAATACGGCTGGAATGACCAAGTAGCGTGGTTTTTTATGACCTAAGTGCTTTTGGTTAAAGTAATGACGCGCAGTCGCGGTAATGATACCGACGAAGACCAATACCAACCAACCTTTCTCATGAGCATACATCATTGGGTAATGGTTGCTGATCATGGTAAAAATCAGCGGTAGGGTAAAATAGTTATTCATCAGTGAGCGATTTTTGGCTTGTAATGCCAATTCAGCCACTTCTTTACCTGGTTTTTCGCCGCGCCGCACACAGTCAACGAGTGCGCGCTGAGCCGGCATAATACCGAAGAATACGTTACCTACCATCACCGTGCCCAAGATGGCACCGATATGTATAAATGAGGCACGATCACTAAACAGCTGGTAAGAACCCCAGCTCGCAATGACCAGCAAGATAAAAATCAGCGTACTAAAGATAAACGCGTTTTTACCCAAATGACTGCGCACAATAACTTCATAAATGAAGTAACTACCAAACAAGAAAAGCAAGCTGGTGGCGATGGCACCGATACTGGTAAAAGGTACTTTGCTTGGGTCAATTAGGTAGGCAGTTGCATTGGCATAATAGACGATAGACATCATCGCCGCACCCGTCAGCCAAGTGGTATAAGCTTCCCACTTAAACCAATGTAGCGTCTTTGGCATCTCTTCGGGTTCGAGTTTGTATTTGGCAATTTCATAAAATCCGCCGCCATGGACGGCCCAAAGATCACCCGAGATGCCTTTGTCTGTTTTCCACTGTGGCGGCTTGCGTAGGCTTAGATCTAGCCACACAAAATAAAACGATGCACCAATCCATGCTACCCCAGCGATAACATGAAACCAGCGGAAAAATAAACTCAACCATTCGAGAAGATAGGCGCCCATGTAATAAATGTCCTTTAATATGACAGTGTCTTAATAAAATGTCTTGGTAATTTCTTTTGATAGTATTTTTTGAAAATTAAAAACAAAGCAGAGAGCTAAACAGCACCAAAGCTATGATCCGCGATAGGTGCTATAACCGTGCGCACTAAGCAGAAGCGGCACGTGATAATGACTGGCATCGTTTACTACAAAGTCGATAACCACTTGCGGGTAAAATGCTGTTAGCTGCTGAGCATCAAAATAAGACTGAGTATCGAACGTTACGGTATAGCGGCCAATATTTAGCTGACGCTCTGTGCTATCGATGGCTGTATCAAATTGCCAAGCGTCTGGTGTGACACGGCCATCACTATTGGTTGTGCCATGTGCCAATAATGTGGCGACACCATTGTCTTGTACGCGGTGTAAGGTAACGGCGACATCAGCGGCAGGTTTGCCAAGATGAGTGTCTAAGATATGTGATGATAGGGTGGCAGACATAATGCTTCCTTTGTATTCGTGAGAAATATAAATAGGGTGAAAATGCTAGTCTAACTCTGCGACTACTATTTGCTTGTCGAAGCATTACCTAGTAATTTGTTTAAACGTAGACGCGTAATTTTATTTTGTTCAGCGGCTGCATTGGCAAGCTCTGTGGCACGATCGTTAGGCAAGCGAGCTAATAGCAGATCTAGCATTTGCTGCGCGCTTTTACCCGTTGCAAAGACAATAAAAATAAAACCAAATTTATCAAGATAGTCTCGATTGCCTTTGGCAAGTGCTTCGAGCACCTCATCGGCTGCATCGTTAGCGCCTGATTGTTCATGTGCGGCGCTACTTTGTGTGTTGCGGTATTTTTCTTTTAGAGATGCCACGTTACCGATTTGCGGATGTCCATCAAACGCTTCTAATAAGTTAGCCTCATCATTTTGTACTTTGTTCCAGATAGCGTCGCTACTTGCTAGCAGTGCGTCAACGTCTGCAAAAGGGCGGGCGTCTGCAAGTTTATATGCCCAGTTTTTACTGGTGCAGCAAGTTAATAGCTGAGCGATGGCGACTTCTTGTGATAAATCGTTGAATTGCGCTAAGGTTAAGCTCACGATGACATCCTTTTCTAATATGACAACCCGTTATCTGTATTGGGTGATAAGTGTTTGATAGAGGTTTATACCTTATGGTTATTTGCATAAACTTATAGGTATAAGCAGTAATTTTGATAAGTAGCGGTTGCTTCAGCTTCATGAATAATTTGATTAAGCTAGCAGCTACTAGTTTGCATAAAATCAAAAGCTGATAATCTATGTGTTCGTAGTCAGAGCTTTGGCGTTTATATACGCTTTGCATAACTTCAAGCTATAGTGAACTGACAATATGAAACAGATTTGCTAAGGAAACACTGATATTTTAGCCGTCCAAAACGTCTGGCAAGAAGTGATTAATGACGGCGTAATTGATTTACAGTTCCCATTTTGCTAAAACCTGACTAATTGGTCAACTGTTTTATGCGAAATATTTTTATTTAACAGGTTATGCTGATCAAATCTATGTGTTTATATAAGAATACACAGCGAAATATAGCGACTATTTTGTCGAACCTGTCTCTTAAAGTGAGATACCACTGCTATGACTCAAAACAATCAAAAGGAAGAAACCTCAGTGACTGATACGCCCTCGCACCGTAGCCAACAAGCCATTCGCGCACAGAACCAAGCGCTTATCTTAGCGGCAGCTGAAGAAGAGTTTGTGCTTCAGAGCTATCGCGGCGCTACGATGCAGGGCATTGCCGATAGGGCAGGCTTACCTAAAGCCAATGTTCACTACTACTTTAAAAATAAAAAGAATCTCTACATGGCAGTGCTGCGTTCGATCATTCAAGAATGGAACGAAGGTTTGGTAACCATGACAGTAGATAGCGACCCAAAAACAGTCATCGAAAAATTTGTCCGTACCAAACTACATCAGGCATTTATCAATCCAAGTCGCCATAAAC includes the following:
- a CDS encoding ureidoglycolate lyase, which produces MSITLSAKPLTKANFAPYGSVIERYDACEQTADNTYEINNGYAVRHHALAESKLDGGSVGMSIFRAKKRENPIALSVMEYHPLGTQAFVSMEGQDYIVVVAKAGVPPQSPDDLAVFYAKSHQGVQYDANVWHHPLLALGRDSDFLVIDRINGEGNNCHEIDITDWHVSIELKGECS
- the xdhB gene encoding xanthine dehydrogenase molybdopterin binding subunit, translating into MSHHSSLFDSYSIRRVRPPKNKIGTSAKHDSAISHVMGTATYVDDIAKPQGTLHLAVGKSSHAHARVLSMDLSAVRDADGVVDVLSFKDLPAQTDIGAVFDGEPLMVDYITEYVGQTLFVVVASSHRAAKKAATKAVVEYEPLPAVLSIDKALEQELFVRPSHFMKRGDAATALDNSPIRIEGHIHMRGQEHFYLEGQVSYVVPCDDGGLEVYTSSQHPSEVQQLVAEVTDLPFHAVNTVVRRMGGGFGGKETQAAAWACLCGIIAKRHNVPVSMRLDRQDDMVVTGKRHEFANRYEVGLDESGRILGVDMQLAGLCGYAPDLSDAIVDRAMFHCDNAYYYPAAHVAGHRCKTHTVSNTAYRGFGGPQGLMTAEYMMDHIAYTLGQDPLQVRLANLYQDGQSTHYGQTIEHFDLATIMTKLADDCDYDKRRQQILETNQKAAAEGSDKRLGLALTPVKFGISFTVQTLNQAGALVHIYTDGSIHLNHGGTEMGQGLYIKIAQIVANEFDVDLDTVKVSATRTDKVPNTSPTAASSGTDINGKAAQNACLSIKARILEFAAEHFDVAQEDIRFEKNHVYIGDKETLTFAEMIQLSYQNRISLSSTGYYKTPKIFYDRSKAWGRPFFYFALGAACAEVEIDTLTGEYKVLRCDVLHDAGQSINPAIDIGQIEGGFVQGMGWLTAEELIWNDKGKLASDSPANYKIPTAHDLPKQWNVKLYDRKNEEQTIYNSKAVGEPPFMLAASVWCALNNAVASLGDYKKNPELTMPATPEAVLKAVMRMQGTTWDLTTEADTDTIDSLVKGAEENSDLYNEKAMPQDVRHAKDIDPKEVEGKQTDDQPNAIEHPNVAGARGPAHSE
- the alc gene encoding allantoicase yields the protein MSQNSSEVGQILSANNLPETLPAFTKKSNVADSRLGAKSLFATDDFFADKSRILNPDAPIFVVGKFDNNGKWMDGWETRRKRHLGYDYLVIQLARPTKIAGLDIDTSHFTGNFPSSASVDALYAPELLQQDEAELTSLSKEDWDNKNWQALVGMTPLQGHNHELIEIDNEQTVTHIRLNIYPDGGVARLRVYGDIQLDASLNTQGETLDLAGALNGGRAIASNDAHFGAASNLLLPTKAPNMGDGWETRRRREPGNDWCIIALGQAGIVDSIEIDTAHFKGNYPDKVSIQAVYSPNTPEQTLVTQSMFWETLLEPQKTNADDVHHFGKDKLQLDKPITHIRVNIFPDGGISRVRVYGKIAETNTGTGTDSKEAK
- the uraH gene encoding hydroxyisourate hydrolase, translated to MSATLSSHILDTHLGKPAADVAVTLHRVQDNGVATLLAHGTTNSDGRVTPDAWQFDTAIDSTERQLNIGRYTVTFDTQSYFDAQQLTAFYPQVVIDFVVNDASHYHVPLLLSAHGYSTYRGS
- the uraD gene encoding 2-oxo-4-hydroxy-4-carboxy-5-ureidoimidazoline decarboxylase, with the protein product MSLTLAQFNDLSQEVAIAQLLTCCTSKNWAYKLADARPFADVDALLASSDAIWNKVQNDEANLLEAFDGHPQIGNVASLKEKYRNTQSSAAHEQSGANDAADEVLEALAKGNRDYLDKFGFIFIVFATGKSAQQMLDLLLARLPNDRATELANAAAEQNKITRLRLNKLLGNASTSK
- a CDS encoding DUF5020 family protein; its protein translation is MRFDLLTSLSCHTKSSSQKLALLKPLSMAAVAIAALGSMSNIYAKTFFTDTSVSVLYGNDYELVEDGELTTVTLEHASAHDWGGVFFFVDRNQGADDIENNRFRETYGELSPTFKIATFNDSFIKQVNLAATYEFGSNSTGFDQDNYLVGIGADLNVPIPGMKFASATLYHAFNDNTDDDQQITLTYGWERNNFVVDGFIDYSFNNDDIEDNIHINPQIKYNLQEVLGIDNRLEVGMEYSYWKNKYGVDGVNQNSPSALVKFHF
- the puuE gene encoding allantoinase PuuE, which gives rise to MSKKITSDFDLSTYPRDLKGYAGNPPKAKWPGGAKIAVQFVLNIEEGAENSVIHGDGQSERFLSDILGTPEFNNRHQSIESAFEYGSRVGVWRVLDVFKEYGVPITTFTCAAAAEKTPHIIERVLEDGHEIASHGLRWITYQDMYRETEREHIRCATQIFKRMLGGQPLGWYTGRDSPNTRELVAEQGGYTYDSDSYGDELPYWLNVKVQDGNLITRKPHLVIPYSLETNDMRFSSSPGFTHAEPFYQYLKDSFDTLYEEGTHTPKMLTIGLHCRIIGRAGRIKALKQFLQYITNKPDVWICRRDDIAKHWYENHPATSDNTANWM
- a CDS encoding XdhC family protein; this encodes MNESLAPPVVWYEGLARYQQRGIAHVLATVVAVNGSAPRALQAKMIITQDNIVDTLGGGGLEHDVINTARQLLDGEIAATVSKEVKPKVAETDSESVSVPSKAVRRDAVYTKHYPLGAKLAQCCGGSVTVMFECFNVTPPMSVLVFGAGHVASALMTILAELPCQVDWVDSRPEMFERYLVDKSNTNQSPLYNLPAHIRPHIDDEPVDFVRPFIEQGGQRFILVMTHDHSVDFELVRAALSTISDMSASRDKCSDTLTPYIGCIASATKAKRFRDRLMQRGYSEQLVNQLVMPIGLQIGGKEPMAVAVSIVAQLLQQYHQAIS
- a CDS encoding urate hydroxylase PuuD encodes the protein MGAYLLEWLSLFFRWFHVIAGVAWIGASFYFVWLDLSLRKPPQWKTDKGISGDLWAVHGGGFYEIAKYKLEPEEMPKTLHWFKWEAYTTWLTGAAMMSIVYYANATAYLIDPSKVPFTSIGAIATSLLFLFGSYFIYEVIVRSHLGKNAFIFSTLIFILLVIASWGSYQLFSDRASFIHIGAILGTVMVGNVFFGIMPAQRALVDCVRRGEKPGKEVAELALQAKNRSLMNNYFTLPLIFTMISNHYPMMYAHEKGWLVLVFVGIITATARHYFNQKHLGHKKPRYLVIPAVLTVLLIIWMRPEPIEPLPAMPATASVAPTTTDSTPPATSATTDSSTDTVANANNSSNSNANNSISNDAATAEAVPVSASADDAMMDVVHTRCSTCHAVQPTQQGFAAPPAGIILQTPEDLKIHKAKIVTAVQTGYMPLGNITQLTDAERQQLVAYASSL
- a CDS encoding TetR family transcriptional regulator C-terminal domain-containing protein, producing MTQNNQKEETSVTDTPSHRSQQAIRAQNQALILAAAEEEFVLQSYRGATMQGIADRAGLPKANVHYYFKNKKNLYMAVLRSIIQEWNEGLVTMTVDSDPKTVIEKFVRTKLHQAFINPSRHKLFAIEVIGGAPHLHEFMSTTMKEWVHDKAQVMKEWHKQGKIGITDPLQLLILIWATTQRYAEFEIEIVGLMDKTAYDAADEARAADFLVPFILKGCGLE
- the guaD gene encoding guanine deaminase encodes the protein MTLHIYQARLLHYLTESDRTERATSDHSQTLAVERDITLLPVIEGIQVYPEYIADGALVVDDVTGCIVEYGHNETILAKYTNTSEQAGQLVIKVHDYRDKLIMPGFIDTHVHYPQIDMIAAYGEQLLDWLNNYTFVTEANFGDPKVAHDTAQFFLNQLLANGTTSAMVFSTSHPESVNAFFTESHKLNTRMITGNVLMDQNAPDNLCVPAEQGIRDTQNIIDNWHERGRQHVAITPRFAITSSPKQLQMAGELYASYERVYLQTHLAENHDEIAFVKQLYPNHKGYLDVYDTMGLLGRRTTLAHGIHLEISEYERLRATGTQISHCPTSNLFLGSGLFDLPKTLSYTGVSIATDVGAGTSLSMLTTLSEAYKIQQLQSNQLSAHQGLYQITLGNAQSLLLDNKIGNFMPNKEADFVVIDMGATELLERRMAQTKTLEEQLFVLMMLGDDRVIDQTVIAGVSRYRKSTL